Genomic window (Elusimicrobiaceae bacterium):
TAACCTTATACGTACAACCTTCTTATTCCGATTTAGTCAGCTCTGGATTTGACGGAACGAAGGATACCACTACCCGCGCAGCTTCTACGCTGGTGCGTGTAAAGAATGGTCAGACGGTAGTAATCGGTGGGTTGTTAACATCCCGTGAAACGGATCAAACCCGCAAAGTGCCCTTGCTCGGTGATATTCCCATATTGGGATGGTTGTTCACCAGTCGCAGTACTTCTAAGAGCACTACTGATTTGGTCATCTTTATTACTCCGACTATTTTGGCTGAATAAGCGAGTAATCGGTCTATTTCATTCGCTTGCCCTCTGTTGCTTGCAAAGGGGGCAAGCGGTTACCATAAGTAGGGTGATTTTTTGATAAAGGGAAGATAAAATGGCAAATGAATTAAGTGATATTTTAATTGGACAAGGATTGATTGACGCCGAACAGCTCAAACGTTCCCAGTTGTATGCCAAGCAGAATAATACGACCGTACAGGAAGCGATTATCCGTTTCGGATTTGCTACCGAGGAACAGGTGACCGCTGCGCTGGCCAAACATTTTTCTCTTCCCTATGCAAGCAAAGAGAATGGTATTTTAATTCCGGAACGGGATCAAGATTTGCAAAAATTGATTCCCGAAAAGTTCGCCCGGGAAAACTTAGTAGTTCCTTTATTTATCGAAGATAATGAGTTGGCAGCTGCGTTTTTTGATCCTTCTAACTTGTTCTTAGTAGACAATATCCGCATGATGGCGGGAAAAGAAGTACAGCCTTTTATTGCCAGTAAAAGCCAGATTTTAGCAGTCATCGATTCTTTTTACGGACATAAAAATTTATTAGAAGAAGTGGTTAATGAGTCCGAAGGAGGCACTGCCTCTACGGCCTCTGACGAAGACGTGCAAATCGATGCCGGATACTTGGATTTGGATAAAGATTCGGCAAATTCCTCTCAGTACATTAAATTAGTAAACGCGATGCTCAAACAAGCCATCACGGAACGCACTTCAGATATTCATTTGGAATTGTTTGATGAACGGGTTAGTTTGCGTTTCCGTATTGACGGTTCCTTGTACGAACGTACGCCGCCAACCAAAGATTCTGTAGCAGCTATTATTTCCCGTATTAAAATTTTATCTAAACTGGATATCGCGGAAAAACGTTTGCCTCAGGACGGTAGTTTCGGAATAAGATTTCAGAACCGTACCATTGAGGTCCGTGTCTCTGTGTGTCCGGCAGTGTATGGAGAAAAACTCGTGCTTCGTATCTTAGACCGTGGTACGAGTGAGATGAACGTAGATCGCTTGGGCTTTGAACCGGAGCAGAAAAAAGCCTTCTTGGAAGCTGCTAACTTGCCACACGGACTAATTTTCTTGACCGGTCCTACCGGTTCTGGTAAATCTACCACGTTAAATGCAGTATTGACGACCATTCGTACGCCGGAACTAAACTTTATGACGTTGGAAGACCCGGTGGAATATAAACTGGCCGGTATCAGCCAGGTGCAGGTAAAGCCGCAAATCGGATTAACATTTGCCGCGGGGCTGCGTTCTTTCTTGCGTCAGGACCCGGACGTAATTCTGGTAGGGGAGGTCCGCGATAATGAAACGGCTGAGGCTTGTCTGAAAGCCGCTTTGACAGGTCACTTGGTGCTGTCTACTTTGCACACCAATGATGCTTTGGGAGCTATTCCCCGTTTGATTGATATGGGAATGGAACCATTCTTATTGTCAAGTTCTTTGGAATTGGTGGCTGCTCAGCGCTTGGTGCGTATGTTGTGCCCACATTGTAAAATGCAGTATCAACCGGATCCATCTACCATTGCCAAGATTATTAATGAAGGACATTTTAATCCGACGGAAGTAAATACGTGGACTTTTTATAAAGCAGTCGGATGCCCCAAATGCGTTGGCACCGGGTATCTGGGTCGACGTGCTATTTACGAAGTGTACCGTATCACGGAACAGTTACGCAACATTATTTACAAGACGCAAGATTTAATTGAAATGCGTAAAGTAATAAAAGAAAGCGGTGTGTTAAACTTGCGCGGAAACGGTTGGCGCAAAGTGGTAAGAGGACTAACCACAGTAGAAGAAATTTTGAATATCACTACGGAGGAATAAGCCGTATGCAAAAGTATAGTTACGTGGTGAAGGACAGTACTGGTAAAACTCGCAAAGGGAGCATCAATGCAGAGAGCCGGGACCGTGTCATCTTCGCCTTGCAAAACAAAGGTTTTATTATTTTGGAAGTTAAAGAAGGATCTGCTCCTTTATTCGGCAAAACGGCGGGTGCCAAGAAAGTCGGTGGAAAAGTATCCGGGCACGTATTAGCCTTCTTTGCAGAGCAGTTGTCTACCCTGATTGCCGGCGGTGTGCCGTTGGCTCGTGCCATTGCACTACTGAGTGAATATTCTTCCAGTCCGAAACTGGGAATGGTATTAAATCAAGTGGCCAAAGACATCGTGGGCGGAAACTCTTTGCATACAGCTTTATCACGACACCCGAAAACATTTAACAACATTTGGTTGTCGTTGGTGGAAGCCGGGGAAGTAGGCGGAAATTTGGCAGATACTTTGTATCAAATTTCCCAATATATTAAGACGCAAGAAACGATGAAAAGTAAAATTATTACCGCTATTACGTATCCGGCCATTCTGTGTGTGGCCTCCGTGGGCGTATTAATTTACTTTATTTTGGGTATCGTTCCGACGTTTGCGCAAATCTTTAAAGATTTTAATATTGATTTGCCTATGTTGACAGTGACGGTGCTGGCGGTATCCAGCTTTTTGATTAATCACGGTATTTTAATTATCGTGGTGCTGATTATGCTAGCGCTGGGTTTCCGTTTCTATATCAAAACACCGCAGGGCAAAAAACGCTGGCATACGTTTATGATTACGATGCCTATTTTCGGCGGGTTTGTGCGGAATATTTACTATTCGCGTATGTTGACCACGCTTTCTACCCTTTTGCGAAGCGGTGTCACCATTTTGAACGCTATTGTAGTATTGGAAGAATCATTTAATACGAACGTAATTATTCAAAATGCTTTGCGTCTGGCCAAGACGGAAGTGGCGGCTGGTCGTTCTATTTCAGATTCTTTTAGAGCAGCGGGTGTGTTCCCGGGACTTATGACAGAAATGATGATGATGGGTGAAGAATCTGGTAAATTGCCTAGCATTATTGGTACCTTATCTAAGTTTTACTCCGATAATGTGGACCAATTTATCGCCCGATTCTCAGCGGTAATCGATCCTATTCTAATCGTAGGCGTAGGTTCTTTGATTGGTATCGTGGTAGCCTCTATTTTCTTACCTATCTTCAAATTGTCCCAGATCGGCGGTCAATAAACAGAGGAGAGATCTATGTATATTCAAGAGAGAAAAGGTTTTACGCTGATTGAAGTGTTAACGGTCGTGTTAATTGGGGCATTGGTTGTGCTTTTTGCCATTCCGAATTATCGCAAAAGCCAAGATAAAAACCGGTATTTGACGGCTAGCGGTGTGTTAATGGAACTGGGAAATGGCGTGAATATTGTGCGAGAAGATTTCCCGGGAGTTGATTTAACGTCTGGTAGCGTAACGCGAGGAGCAGTTTTTTATAGTGGGACATCACCTTCTTTTGAAGTTGGCTCTGGTGAAAGCGTAACAGGGACCACCGTCATTTCATGGCTGGTGTATAATAATTATTTGACCTCATTTCCCATTGATAATTCCGGGCAGTATTTAGGATATCGTTTCGCCATCAGCACAACCGGAGCTGCCAATTGTTCTTGTAATACGGGAGAAGCGGTCGCTTGTATGACAGGTTCCAACGCTAACAGTTCCTATACTTGTGCATGGGTTGACAAATCCGGTATTTTGCACCATAATTAAAAGAGGAGACATTATGCGCAACGATAAGGGTTTTACATTAGTTGAATTGCTGGTAGCCGCAACGATTGTGGGTATTTTGGCTGTGTTTGTAACCATTCAGCTCCGCAATAGTGCTGCAGAAACTCGTTGGACGCAGGCCAAAGCTAAAGCGGATGCGTTGGCTTTTGCGGCGCATAGAGCCAAAGTAGATTATCCTTCTTTATCTTTTAGCGATACGCCGCTTGGAGGTTATGTAAAAGCAAGTTGTGGGTATCGTCCGCGCATGAATAGTACAGTACAAGCTACCACGCTGATTGATTGTGGATACTTGGAAAATTCTGGTTGGACAGATCGCTATTTTACATACTATGTTTGTAATAATGGGTGTGGTCCGGATGATGCCTATTTGGCATTAGTACAAGTGAATAGTGCAGCCCCATTGCCCAGTCAATATAAGACGTATAAATACTATGCACACCCCAGCCGTGACGGGTTTGAGCAACATTGAGGAAAAATATATGAGAAGAAATACTATTTATCCGTGCGATAAGGGTTTCACATTGATGGAAATCCTGTTTGTGGTGTTGGTGATCGCTTTGGTAATTAGTTTTGCGATGCCGGCTATCCGTTCCGTGCGGTTTGATATCAAAAATGCGCGGGCGAAAGCGGCTTTGCGCAAAGTGGCTGAGGCTCGTCGTTCGTATTATGAATATAGCCGCGGTGGAAATTTTCCAACCACTTCTTTTGAAATTGGTTCGGCTCAAAGCTGGAGCAGCGATACTTGTACAAATCCGGCGGCATCGGGCGTTCCGGGGACTTCTATATCGCCGGAAGATGCCAGCCAGTTGTTTGCGTG
Coding sequences:
- the tadA gene encoding Flp pilus assembly complex ATPase component TadA, which produces MANELSDILIGQGLIDAEQLKRSQLYAKQNNTTVQEAIIRFGFATEEQVTAALAKHFSLPYASKENGILIPERDQDLQKLIPEKFARENLVVPLFIEDNELAAAFFDPSNLFLVDNIRMMAGKEVQPFIASKSQILAVIDSFYGHKNLLEEVVNESEGGTASTASDEDVQIDAGYLDLDKDSANSSQYIKLVNAMLKQAITERTSDIHLELFDERVSLRFRIDGSLYERTPPTKDSVAAIISRIKILSKLDIAEKRLPQDGSFGIRFQNRTIEVRVSVCPAVYGEKLVLRILDRGTSEMNVDRLGFEPEQKKAFLEAANLPHGLIFLTGPTGSGKSTTLNAVLTTIRTPELNFMTLEDPVEYKLAGISQVQVKPQIGLTFAAGLRSFLRQDPDVILVGEVRDNETAEACLKAALTGHLVLSTLHTNDALGAIPRLIDMGMEPFLLSSSLELVAAQRLVRMLCPHCKMQYQPDPSTIAKIINEGHFNPTEVNTWTFYKAVGCPKCVGTGYLGRRAIYEVYRITEQLRNIIYKTQDLIEMRKVIKESGVLNLRGNGWRKVVRGLTTVEEILNITTEE
- a CDS encoding type II secretion system F family protein, which gives rise to MQKYSYVVKDSTGKTRKGSINAESRDRVIFALQNKGFIILEVKEGSAPLFGKTAGAKKVGGKVSGHVLAFFAEQLSTLIAGGVPLARAIALLSEYSSSPKLGMVLNQVAKDIVGGNSLHTALSRHPKTFNNIWLSLVEAGEVGGNLADTLYQISQYIKTQETMKSKIITAITYPAILCVASVGVLIYFILGIVPTFAQIFKDFNIDLPMLTVTVLAVSSFLINHGILIIVVLIMLALGFRFYIKTPQGKKRWHTFMITMPIFGGFVRNIYYSRMLTTLSTLLRSGVTILNAIVVLEESFNTNVIIQNALRLAKTEVAAGRSISDSFRAAGVFPGLMTEMMMMGEESGKLPSIIGTLSKFYSDNVDQFIARFSAVIDPILIVGVGSLIGIVVASIFLPIFKLSQIGGQ
- a CDS encoding type II secretion system protein — its product is MYIQERKGFTLIEVLTVVLIGALVVLFAIPNYRKSQDKNRYLTASGVLMELGNGVNIVREDFPGVDLTSGSVTRGAVFYSGTSPSFEVGSGESVTGTTVISWLVYNNYLTSFPIDNSGQYLGYRFAISTTGAANCSCNTGEAVACMTGSNANSSYTCAWVDKSGILHHN
- a CDS encoding prepilin-type N-terminal cleavage/methylation domain-containing protein, producing MRNDKGFTLVELLVAATIVGILAVFVTIQLRNSAAETRWTQAKAKADALAFAAHRAKVDYPSLSFSDTPLGGYVKASCGYRPRMNSTVQATTLIDCGYLENSGWTDRYFTYYVCNNGCGPDDAYLALVQVNSAAPLPSQYKTYKYYAHPSRDGFEQH
- a CDS encoding type II secretion system protein produces the protein MRRNTIYPCDKGFTLMEILFVVLVIALVISFAMPAIRSVRFDIKNARAKAALRKVAEARRSYYEYSRGGNFPTTSFEIGSAQSWSSDTCTNPAASGVPGTSISPEDASQLFACGFLNWKDFAGLPYRFYICNANDTSESSCQLAGQTLSVSATAAGDSSAFAKQVGSKYMSPYKMYILKDSMEVHDTEEE